The Rattus rattus isolate New Zealand chromosome 1, Rrattus_CSIRO_v1, whole genome shotgun sequence genome includes a region encoding these proteins:
- the LOC116912094 gene encoding gasdermin-D-like, with product MSSLFLRSTKSLVRELGRKGELVPVDSLNSSQRLRPFCLVRKKHKHSLWPWDTPLIPTDFSLLDVLEPGCPDPEVNHSKPIYSWEKEAGGLTGAVSVSAGLQSQVTGSGTTTCLSALAVQTLWVSPFTWEMLLEKRKLRSPRPSFLQELQSRKERESLYVVTEAVETLQDTILQSHDQMRGAGQLSLLQLGHVQVQGQSHVDTEKMVSIPQGSVLAYRVLQLVVEEDGWAILYFPERTLCRNARVAIAFSQESGEESNFYSLRDQADSQLQDLVTLSSERRATLLGALQELLRDQQALQELEDTLEQALDTGPLAQLEGPGGCVLCILQDSTSNLSCSKGRAILYILGALAALSEPQHCLLAQSIERQILSEELELAQELCKIICDMLTRVLLLYGGKVRPQGEVALQGNTGQAVLPCVSCIGLLCSICHMTKQNKLLRFQPIVPMTIQCQSMGSSQLNK from the exons ATGTCATCCCTGTTCTTGAGGAGCACCAAAAGCCTGGTGAGAGAGCTGGGCAGGAAGGGTGAGCTGGTGCCGGTAGACAGCCTGAACAGTTCACAGCGCCTGCGCCCCTTCTGCCTGGTGAGGAAGAAGCACAAGCATTCCCTCTGGCCTTGGGACACACCCCTCATCCCCACAGACTTCTCCCTGCTGGATGTGCTGGAGCCTGGCTGCCCTGACCCAG AGGTGAACCACAGCAAGCCCATCTATTcctgggagaaggaggcagggggattgacAGGAGCTGTGAGCGTGAGCGCTGGGCTTCAGAGCCAGGTGACTGGAAGCGGCACgaccacctgcctctctgccttggcGGTGCAGACACTCTGGGTCTCCCCGTTTACCTGGGAGATGCTGCTTGAGAAGAG GAAACTGAGGTCGCCTAGGCCCTCGTTCCTCCAGGAACTACAGAGCcggaaggagagggagagcctATATGTGGTGACCGAGGCTGTGGAGACCCTGCAAGATACCATACTTCAGAGCCACGACCAAATGCGAGGAGCCGGACAGCTGTCCCTCCTACAGCTGGGCCATGTTCAG GTCCAGGGACAGAGCCATGTGGACACAGAGAAGATGGTGAGCATCCCACAGGGCAGTGTTCTGGCCTACAGGGTTCTGCAGCTAGTGGTGGAAGAAGATGGCTGGG CCATCCTTTACTTCCCTGAAAGAACGCTCTGCAGGAACGCCAGAGTAG CTATAGCCTTCAGCCAGGAATCAGGAGAAGAGTCTAACTTCTACAGCTTGCGGGACCAAGCAGATAGCCAGTTGCAGGACCTGGTCACATTGTCCTCAGAGCGACGGGCCACATTGCTTGGTGCCCTCCAGGAGCTACTACGGGATCAGCAGGCACTCCAGGAGCTAGAGGATACG CTGGAACAGGCTCTGGACACAGGGCCGCTGGCACAGCTGGAGGGCCCTGGAGGCTGTGTCTTATGCATCCTCCAAGACTCTACAAGCAACTTGTCATGCTCGAAAGGCAGGGCTATCCTCTATATTCTTGGAGCCCTAGCAG CACTGAGTGAACCCCAGCATTGCCTGTTGGCCCAGTCCATAGAGAGACAAATCCTATCTGAGGAACTGGAGCTG GCACAAGAACTTTGTAAAATTATATGTGACATGCTTACAAGAGTGCTGTTATTGTATGGTGGCAAGGTGAGACCACAGGGAGAAGTAGCTCTTCAGGGTAACACAGGACAAGCTGTCCTGCCTTGCGTTTCCTGCATTGGCCTCCTTTGTTCCATCTGTCACATGACAAAACAGAACAAGCTGCTCAGGTTCCAGCCCATTGTACCAATGACTATACAATGTCAGAGCATGGGATCGAGTCAGTTGAATAAATAA